One window of the Triticum dicoccoides isolate Atlit2015 ecotype Zavitan chromosome 3B, WEW_v2.0, whole genome shotgun sequence genome contains the following:
- the LOC119278418 gene encoding succinate dehydrogenase subunit 4, mitochondrial-like, with amino-acid sequence MASRLLTRSKALALAAARADAAAPSPLAGAWGARALSTLPRDPAAASPAPSPRQPAAVSPLGLSKILGYEQASRLGGTHMLPRWFSTGASNGSSDQQTSKTIAGMVQSDALKSQEGASAKVAAFSPMEATISKPRSSPLTLESLKVRRTEMMTKVTFYMIPTLLLVSKNSISTSLLIASVYHQVYMFHKEILLDYVHHDITRKWALIYFKLLLLVMAKDTMVYFDLF; translated from the exons ATGGCGTCGCGATTGCTGACCAGATCCAAAGCCCTAGcgctcgccgccgcccgcgccgacgCGGCCGCGCCGTCGCCGCTCGCCGGGGCCTGGGGTGCCCGCGCGCTCTCCACCCTCCCCCGCGATCCGGCGGCCGCATCCCCCGCCCCGTCGCCGCGGCAACCGGCGGCGGTCTCGCCGCTCGGCCTCTCCAAG ATTCTAGGATATGAGCAGGCATCTCGACTCGGTGGCACACACATGTTGCCTCGCTGGTTTTCTACTGGAGCCTCCAATGGATCTTCTGATCAGCAG ACCTCAAAGACAATCGCTGGGATGGTACAATCCGATGCACTGAAATCACAGGAGGGAGCCTCAGCGAAGGTCGCAGCATTCAGCCCCATGGAAGCAACCATTAGCAAGCCCAGAAGCAGTCCATTGACACTTGAAAGCTTGAAAGTGAGGCGGACCGAGATGATGACAAAAGTCACGTTCTACATGATCCCGACTCTGCTCCTGGTGTCGAAGAACAGCATCAGCACTTCTCTCCTGATCGCGTCGGTATACCATCAGGTCTACATGTTCCACAAGGAGATCCTCCTGGACTACGTCCACCACGACATCACCAGGAAGTGGGCCTTGATATACTTCAAGCTGCTCTTGCTAGTCATGGCCAAGGACACGATGGTGTACTTTGATCTGTTCTAA